A segment of the Lycium barbarum isolate Lr01 chromosome 7, ASM1917538v2, whole genome shotgun sequence genome:
gctggacccggtctatttgtggaccgggtcgatttttagaccgggtatcgaaagaatgggctagtgaattaaaaaaATGACTGATCTAAAATTTTGGGACAAAattatgggctagtccaaaatatttaggagttagtcggactttgatttggggtgcggtaagtcaaaatacggaccgagtgcacgaaatagtttggcttctaaatttaaataaaaggtctgtttaaacaacttgtgttgaaatattgctcaatatgaaatatgcaatccttaatgctcagataaaaaaatggcgttgcaatagtcgtgcaataatatttcgaaaaatcCGTAataaaataaacactattatttaattatgcaaagataaatgcgatgcgtgtgcctgagctggtaaaatgccgaaatgataaaaaattgcgaattataataatagtaataataataataataataataataataataataataataataataataataataataataataataataataataaatgcgataatagtaataataataattgatagaataatgCAATGACGGTATTGATAataggctaataattatagtaaacataatatatatttattttattttctcaaaaatattagaagcacaaATAGGTATTTcaggaggagaggcgggacaaaattgggtgtcaacacatgtCAATATTTATTACAATATACCTCCCTGATTAGGCTTTGAGATATCATGGATAATCTCTTGGGCCAGCATGACATTTTCTGTGATCAATCTACCAGCAACAAAACCACTCTGATTTTTTGAAACAGGCTTATCAAGAAGAGGGTTCAGTCTTGAAACAAGTATCTTAGATATTATCTTGTTAGATACATTGCTTAAGCTGATAGGTCTGAAATCATTAAAGGATGCAGGGGAGTCTATTTTAGGAATAAGTCCCAGACATGTATGAGTATAGAACTTAATAATCCCTTTTATTCCATCAcaaagtcaatgacttccttcttaATAATATTCCAACACTGTTGATAGAACATCCCATTGAAACCATCTGGGCCAGCACCGCTTTCAGTGCTGATACTAAAAATTGCACCCTTAATCACCTCTTCATCAGGcattttgataaggttttgattttCCTCCGGGATAATAATAGATGGAATGCAATTGAGCACATTATTACCCTTAACAAGCTGATTCAGATTGAAGAAGTTTTTATAGTGTCTAACAGCAGCATCTGCTATCTCTTCTTTCCCTTGTAACCAAGTTCCCCTATGATTTTTGATAGAGAGAATctgcatcttccttcttctttctcTTAACAGACTATGAAAGTATTTTGAATTGTAATCTCCTTCTTTAAAACAATTAGTCTTGGTTTTCTGTCTAAGGAGATTATCCTGCATTCCCAACCATTTTACATACTCAGCATGGCCTTTGTTGAGCTCCTCTCTGTGATGTCCATTGTTATTTTGCAAATCCATATCCTCTAGACTGAGCATCTTAGCTTCCTCGTTGCCAACTTCTTCATGAATATCCCCAATGTTCTCTTTGGACCATTGGCTAAGTCCAGCACTCAAAGTCTTCAACTTACTTTGCAGAATCCACATGGGATTCCTCTGGACAGTGGTATCCCAACTTTGTTGAACTACCTCCTGAAAATCAGGCTGTTTGGACCAAAAATTCAGAAATATGAAGTATTTGATGTGTTGTTGTTGATCCTTGTGGGATTTCATTAACAAAGGTCTATGACCAGAGCCAGTTCTGGCCAGATGATTGACTTCATTGTGATTAAAAAATTGAGTCTATTGATCATTAATCATAATGCTATCCAATCTCTTCCATATCCTCTTACTAGGTCTTCTATTATTGCACCAAGTGAAGTTGGGACCACTATAACCAAGGTCCACAAGACCACAAGCTTCCATAGTGCTAATAAAATCTAAACTTTTATTAGCCCTGTAATGTTTACCTTCTATTTTTTCAGCAGGGTCCATGATAACATTAAAGTCACCCCCAATGCACCAAGGGCCATCTACAGTATTGTTCATGTTAACTATGTTGTCCCAAAGATCTCTCCTTTCTATAGTAGTGCATTTTGCATAAAAAAACAGTAATATAGGAACCTGAGTCATCATTTTTATCCTTCATATTGAGAGTGATATGCTGTTCATTATCCTCCACCAATTCAGTATGATCCATGTAATTTCAAAAACACCAAAGTTTCCCATTAGAGTTGTAAACACAGTGCTGGTACCCAAGGAACTTTTTGTAACCTTCTATTTTGCTCTTATCGACAAAAGGTTCAAATATAGCAATAAAAAACAGTTTGTTGATTCTAGCAAGTAGTTTGAGTCTGTGAATAGCTTTCTTGGATCTCACCCCCCTAATATTCCAAAATAGAGTATTAATCATTGGAAATTAGTAGGTGTAGATTTTTGTGTACTATTCTTACTTTTGAAAGTATAAATAGCCTTGTCATTATATTTTTTTCCTCCTTTTTCATTTCTGCTTCCCCCTTTTGGAAAATCCTTCTTACCCTTCTCATGATCCTCCTTGTCGAGTTCTTGATCATTGTCATCAACCTTCTGTTTCCTTGTTTTACTTCTTTGCCTGCTTCTACTTCTTCTACTATTGTTCTCCTCACTGTTTTGGTTTTACTCTTTGTTACTACTATGTGTCCTGGATTGTAAATATTGTTGCTCATCCCTCTCTTGATTTTCACCTTGGGTCTGTTCAGTTTGGTCATTCTGCTCGCAATTTAACTCCACAAATAGTTCAATGGACTTCATATTGTTGCTTTCCATTAGTAGGATATCAGAAGTTTCACCCCCTACTTCTCTATTTCTTTTGCTCTGCACTTCCtcattgttgttgtttttctgttcatcctccccttcttcctTGTTCTCCAGTTCAGTTGATTCTCCACTATTAGCACCTTTTTCatgtttcttttgttctttctctttttttccaTCTTTTTTGCTATTCTTTTGACTATCTTTCTCATAGTTGTCACCTTTAGTAGCTTGGTTTTCCATACCATTCTTCTCCCCTTCCTCATGTGTGCCTA
Coding sequences within it:
- the LOC132601321 gene encoding uncharacterized protein LOC132601321 yields the protein MPKKKNVVLLSAALPQNITRKKRKTIDEELGTHEEGEKNGMENQATKGDNYEKDSQKNSKKDGKKEKEQKKHEKGANSGESTELENKEEGEDEQKNNNNEEVQSKRNREVGGETSDILLMESNNMKSIELFVELNCEQNDQTEQTQGENQERDEQQYLQSRTHSSNKE